A stretch of the Natribaculum luteum genome encodes the following:
- the cas6 gene encoding CRISPR system precrRNA processing endoribonuclease RAMP protein Cas6, giving the protein MGQEKVSRARCVTLTVRPTERFPVPKSDGYPLYGALLSVLDDADESVSQRVHDSPLGSLHNSGLQGAFGESDRRHHKSVRPDETYEITLGIVDPDDEAVFQALVKELVLEGSTIELTNGTLRVESFESENASHEELLERASEADDPAVTIRFQTATCLEEADEVTTMFPHRVAVFRSLLTKWNRTAPEELELELTRDALLSSVIEKPNARAYRTHSVLVNRVKNDDGETRNLFKQGFSGECTYAFKDASESVQNAVVALALFGGYSGVGSAVARGCGNIYVEVTDG; this is encoded by the coding sequence ATGGGACAAGAAAAAGTTTCGCGTGCTAGATGTGTTACGCTCACCGTTCGACCGACCGAGCGGTTTCCAGTCCCGAAATCAGACGGCTACCCCCTCTACGGGGCACTCCTCAGCGTTCTCGACGATGCCGACGAATCGGTGAGTCAGCGCGTCCACGATTCCCCACTCGGGAGTCTACACAACAGTGGGCTCCAGGGCGCTTTCGGCGAGAGCGATCGCCGACATCACAAGTCGGTTCGTCCGGACGAGACATACGAGATCACGCTCGGGATCGTCGATCCCGACGACGAGGCGGTGTTCCAAGCGCTCGTCAAAGAACTCGTCCTCGAGGGGTCGACGATCGAGCTGACCAACGGCACGCTCCGGGTGGAATCGTTCGAAAGTGAAAACGCGAGCCACGAGGAGTTACTCGAGCGCGCGAGCGAGGCTGACGATCCCGCGGTCACGATCCGGTTCCAGACGGCGACCTGCCTCGAGGAAGCCGACGAGGTGACGACGATGTTCCCTCATCGGGTTGCGGTGTTCCGGTCGCTGTTGACTAAGTGGAACCGGACTGCACCCGAAGAACTGGAACTCGAGCTAACGCGAGACGCATTGCTCTCATCGGTAATCGAGAAACCCAACGCGCGTGCGTACAGGACACATAGCGTATTGGTGAATCGAGTCAAGAACGACGACGGTGAGACGCGAAACCTGTTCAAGCAGGGATTCAGCGGCGAGTGCACCTATGCATTCAAGGATGCGAGCGAGTCCGTCCAGAACGCCGTCGTAGCACTCGCGCTGTTCGGTGGGTATAGTGGCGTCGGGAGCGCCGTTGCTCGAGGGTGCGGGAACATATATGTAGAGGTAACCGATGGATGA
- a CDS encoding transcriptional regulator, which produces MRARVSWMNEADDAILEYLQELETATDHRISLPPTAVWYNLVEELGVLDRSQNTISRRMNVLSEEGLLEKTDEKRGYYRITDKGLAYLDGELDASDLERDEE; this is translated from the coding sequence ATGCGGGCCCGTGTCTCCTGGATGAACGAGGCCGACGACGCGATTCTCGAGTATTTGCAGGAACTGGAGACCGCCACGGACCACCGGATCTCGCTGCCACCAACTGCCGTCTGGTACAATCTCGTTGAAGAACTCGGTGTGCTCGATCGGAGTCAAAATACAATTTCTCGGCGCATGAACGTGCTCTCCGAGGAAGGATTACTCGAGAAGACCGACGAGAAACGTGGTTACTACAGAATTACTGACAAGGGCCTCGCGTATCTCGACGGCGAACTCGATGCGAGCGATCTCGAGCGAGATGAAGAGTAA
- a CDS encoding UvrD-helicase domain-containing protein: MSTDIEFDCETYDALEDQIKSKPTGLFSKVLPETLYRLFFGSQPLDLDLVVSRREQAFQAYQSLIYKHRSICENLSVALEGGPTDQSSDRELIMDFENISLDSSSFEVSDTTQKNVQRHLRVLETKIDRIEKLCTDIESLLSGDNRVFLRADEQDQLELAQQTLKAYLRKLNIRRKEIRVAQFDQQIDCLEARLETLEARMEPYLSYERYELENGLDRSLNQLQDELASAEQEVDLSILTDDQVNELKRIRQRIQDFSSHLQGYQHEYVDRLFTERVEELKDELLDLQHALTPAKAQGQPIDRESKLRDQIAEIRSKIAELKKYPFQDHLTESRISTLDSLRSRTDDIEAYIDSKVAFDARIDSVESKVSSLQHTASSYLNYEEYLTQPSRSRINQIIETITSNLQTVRREVDLDQLSSPDQERFAELVEAVSEVDDCLDGYNDSFISRERDRYEDLFSDIGSNDLSLTPEQQRAVIRNGIYNQVIAAAGTGKTLTLTTRVAYLIESQEIDPSDILVIAFTKEARDEMEERLSDHFGITDVQIETVHAFGNSIIQSKLGRDINPIGGNQIRNLVDRFIRTARSEDDERFLSHYYQFLVHFDDVYFDEADFEKKEDYVQARVEQRYQTLQGEEVRSRAEKRIADFLFTHQVDYRYEDIATWAETSEEKRSYEPDFYLPEYDIYIEHLGIDLAGEIAPWFSWPTKEYHEKIRWAREQFATAESTLIETYEFEHEAGCLDRSLRARLEHHGVELDRMQFEDLVESAFDYNQRVGWIKRKFADFIQSAKRFDVKPDDIEKQLDPDNPRQYHFGHCGIILLQRYQRFLVENNLIDFSDMITRSLELIQANRDQYRSRYDHVLVDEFQDIGKGKLELIREFVGPASAHLFAVGDDWQSIYSFQGAVVEYFLNFDDHFGTPTRTTLTENFRSPPQIIEAGNALIDTNDEQIEKKVNPTVSHDTTPFVHALQGYTFYDYVHRVSRYATTLVQEYLQQGAEPDDIMILCRFDGAVPYLDEIKSLLRKSGIPYSGKSDSYHGKNGGVDTGVSVYSVYQSKGREAEHVILVHASEGPFGFPPAGRKNELLEPVKRVDGNTVAEERRAFYVAITRSEHTLDILTRNGQESRFLDEIEDFTKVVNQSNSIEPLDDVGSEMAITAKVNHLFDDIHEKKHQEGYLIDQYGESAPFVSWKSNNPPTLVKDEWYRFDGVKVDQFNDQKELVVTHRSSINTHGHKYVKTSGTLISSSAQRAASRSSSSVSNRRLPSD; this comes from the coding sequence ATGTCTACCGACATTGAATTCGATTGCGAGACATATGATGCTCTTGAAGATCAAATCAAAAGCAAGCCGACTGGATTATTCTCGAAAGTCCTTCCTGAAACGCTGTACCGGTTGTTCTTTGGTTCACAACCACTTGACTTAGATTTAGTTGTTTCTCGTCGAGAGCAGGCGTTTCAAGCATATCAAAGCCTTATCTATAAGCACCGTTCAATTTGTGAGAACCTCTCAGTAGCTCTAGAAGGGGGGCCAACAGATCAATCTTCGGACAGGGAACTCATTATGGACTTTGAGAATATCTCGCTCGATAGTTCCTCGTTCGAGGTCTCGGACACAACCCAAAAAAATGTCCAAAGACATCTACGTGTACTCGAAACGAAAATTGATCGAATTGAAAAACTCTGTACCGATATTGAATCTTTACTGAGTGGGGATAATCGAGTATTCCTTCGTGCAGATGAACAGGACCAACTTGAGCTCGCTCAACAGACGCTAAAAGCGTATCTTCGAAAACTCAATATTAGACGGAAAGAGATACGAGTAGCGCAGTTCGATCAGCAGATCGACTGTTTGGAAGCGAGACTGGAGACGCTCGAAGCGCGAATGGAGCCCTACCTTTCCTATGAAAGATATGAACTCGAGAATGGCCTTGACAGGTCTCTTAACCAGCTTCAAGATGAACTAGCATCAGCAGAACAAGAAGTGGATCTCAGTATTCTCACCGATGATCAAGTAAATGAATTGAAGAGAATCAGACAGCGCATCCAAGATTTTTCCAGCCATTTGCAGGGTTATCAACACGAATATGTAGATCGTCTGTTCACGGAACGAGTGGAGGAACTCAAGGATGAATTACTGGACCTACAACACGCTCTCACACCTGCCAAAGCTCAGGGACAGCCGATAGATCGAGAATCCAAACTCCGGGATCAGATAGCCGAGATTCGTAGTAAAATAGCCGAGCTGAAGAAGTATCCCTTCCAGGATCATCTCACTGAATCTCGAATTAGTACACTCGACTCATTGCGATCCCGTACTGACGATATCGAGGCGTATATCGATTCGAAAGTTGCGTTTGATGCTCGAATTGACTCGGTCGAATCGAAAGTTTCGTCGTTACAACACACTGCTTCTTCATACCTAAACTACGAGGAGTATCTCACTCAACCTTCTCGCTCACGTATCAATCAGATAATCGAAACGATCACCTCTAATCTTCAGACGGTACGCCGTGAAGTCGATCTCGATCAATTGAGTTCTCCTGATCAAGAGCGATTTGCTGAGCTCGTTGAGGCTGTTTCTGAAGTCGACGACTGTCTCGATGGATATAATGACTCGTTCATCAGTCGTGAGCGCGATCGATACGAAGATCTGTTCTCTGATATCGGGTCGAACGATCTGAGTTTAACTCCTGAACAACAGCGAGCCGTTATCCGAAATGGCATCTATAATCAGGTGATCGCTGCTGCTGGCACCGGTAAGACCTTGACACTCACGACGCGGGTCGCTTATTTAATAGAAAGCCAAGAAATCGACCCCAGCGATATTCTCGTCATTGCGTTCACCAAGGAAGCGCGCGACGAAATGGAGGAGCGGTTGTCAGACCACTTTGGAATTACTGACGTTCAAATCGAAACCGTTCACGCGTTCGGGAATAGTATTATTCAATCAAAACTTGGTAGAGATATTAATCCGATCGGTGGGAATCAAATACGTAACCTCGTAGATAGATTCATTCGAACGGCTCGCTCCGAAGATGACGAACGATTCCTTTCACATTACTATCAATTTTTAGTCCATTTTGATGATGTCTACTTTGATGAGGCCGATTTCGAAAAAAAAGAGGACTACGTTCAGGCTCGAGTAGAACAGCGATATCAGACGCTTCAGGGCGAAGAAGTCAGGTCTCGGGCCGAAAAGCGAATTGCTGACTTCCTGTTTACCCATCAGGTTGACTATCGATACGAGGACATAGCGACGTGGGCCGAAACGAGCGAGGAGAAACGTTCCTACGAACCAGATTTCTATCTTCCCGAATACGACATTTACATCGAACACTTAGGAATCGATCTAGCGGGCGAGATTGCTCCGTGGTTTTCGTGGCCTACGAAGGAGTACCACGAAAAGATTCGATGGGCACGCGAACAATTCGCAACTGCTGAATCTACGCTCATCGAGACATACGAATTCGAACACGAAGCGGGGTGTCTCGATCGCTCGCTCCGAGCTCGGTTAGAACATCATGGTGTCGAACTCGATCGAATGCAATTTGAAGACCTAGTCGAATCTGCCTTCGATTATAACCAACGTGTGGGGTGGATAAAGCGCAAATTCGCGGACTTCATTCAAAGCGCTAAGCGATTCGACGTTAAGCCAGACGATATTGAGAAGCAGCTAGATCCGGACAACCCTCGCCAATACCACTTTGGTCACTGTGGTATTATTCTTCTTCAACGATATCAGCGTTTCCTCGTCGAGAACAATCTGATCGATTTTAGTGACATGATCACTCGTTCGCTGGAACTGATACAGGCCAATCGCGATCAGTACCGATCCCGATACGATCATGTCCTCGTCGACGAATTCCAGGATATCGGAAAAGGAAAACTTGAGCTGATCCGAGAGTTCGTTGGTCCAGCATCGGCACATCTGTTCGCTGTCGGTGACGATTGGCAGAGTATTTATTCATTCCAGGGAGCAGTCGTGGAATACTTTCTCAACTTCGACGACCACTTCGGTACTCCTACCCGAACGACACTCACTGAGAACTTTCGATCCCCGCCGCAAATAATCGAAGCCGGAAACGCACTGATTGACACCAATGACGAGCAGATCGAGAAGAAAGTGAATCCGACGGTAAGTCACGATACGACGCCTTTTGTACACGCATTACAGGGATACACGTTCTACGATTACGTACACCGCGTCAGCCGATACGCTACTACCCTCGTTCAGGAGTATCTTCAGCAAGGTGCTGAACCAGACGATATCATGATACTTTGTCGATTCGACGGAGCAGTACCATATTTGGATGAGATTAAATCTCTACTTCGGAAGTCTGGTATTCCATATAGTGGAAAATCTGATTCTTACCACGGTAAAAACGGTGGCGTGGACACAGGTGTGTCCGTCTACTCGGTCTATCAGTCGAAAGGCCGTGAAGCAGAACACGTTATTCTGGTACACGCTTCCGAAGGGCCGTTTGGGTTCCCGCCAGCAGGTCGTAAGAACGAACTCTTGGAACCAGTCAAGAGAGTCGACGGAAATACGGTCGCTGAGGAACGCCGAGCGTTCTACGTCGCAATCACCCGATCAGAGCATACGCTCGATATTTTGACTCGGAATGGTCAGGAGTCTCGGTTCCTCGATGAGATCGAGGACTTCACTAAGGTGGTCAATCAGTCGAACTCTATCGAACCGCTCGACGATGTCGGTTCGGAAATGGCGATCACTGCGAAAGTTAATCACCTGTTTGATGACATTCACGAAAAGAAACATCAAGAAGGGTATCTAATCGATCAATACGGAGAATCTGCTCCATTTGTATCCTGGAAGAGTAACAACCCACCTACACTGGTGAAAGATGAATGGTATCGATTCGATGGTGTGAAAGTGGATCAGTTCAATGATCAAAAAGAACTGGTCGTAACGCATAGAAGTTCCATTAATACTCACGGACATAAGTACGTAAAGACATCTGGCACGTTGATCTCGTCCAGTGCACAGAGAGCAGCATCACGAAGTTCGTCAAGCGTTTCGAATAGGCGGTTGCCGAGTGATTGA
- the csa3 gene encoding CRISPR-associated CARF protein Csa3 gives MGENMRTYVSPIGYNSTSVVRPVLSRGLDSGDEIRLLRPHEESDGQRATEAIGDVERLLNEIEPDVTLTVEWITYDDYAAAVLECSEIIIGADGDVIVNLGGGARDILVPLTTAALVHSEAIATMVTFSDIDGAVRELESPMITASVPENVVSTLEAVADHVDRVSTPTLTEELDRSKSSITRHVNLLEEEGLVQTEKHGRTKVVELTFAGELYLRIDGNC, from the coding sequence ATGGGGGAGAATATGCGTACGTACGTCTCCCCGATCGGCTATAACTCCACCAGCGTCGTTCGACCCGTTCTCAGTCGAGGGCTCGATTCGGGAGATGAAATCCGACTTCTCCGTCCACATGAGGAATCCGACGGGCAGCGCGCGACGGAAGCGATTGGAGATGTCGAGCGACTCCTAAACGAGATCGAGCCTGATGTGACGCTCACGGTCGAGTGGATCACTTACGACGACTACGCGGCAGCCGTCCTCGAATGCAGTGAGATTATCATCGGTGCTGACGGGGACGTCATCGTCAACCTTGGAGGAGGAGCCCGTGATATTCTTGTCCCGCTGACAACGGCCGCGCTGGTTCATAGCGAGGCGATCGCCACGATGGTGACGTTTAGCGATATCGACGGCGCAGTTCGCGAACTCGAGTCACCTATGATAACGGCTTCAGTCCCAGAGAACGTCGTTTCGACGCTCGAAGCGGTTGCGGATCACGTTGATCGCGTCTCGACCCCGACGCTCACGGAGGAACTGGACCGGTCGAAGAGTTCGATCACGCGTCACGTGAATCTCCTTGAGGAGGAGGGACTCGTTCAGACCGAAAAACACGGGCGGACGAAGGTCGTCGAGCTGACGTTCGCCGGCGAGTTGTACCTGCGTATTGATGGCAACTGCTAA
- the cas10d gene encoding type I-D CRISPR-associated protein Cas10d/Csc3, producing the protein MNNQDNNQQYSLYDFGGGPAETETDENNGESTSGVESFSPELFEDPDGAFAPDETETDDQAGLNEVFKEYLSEIDGKLVEAGWLFLPNKSIEYGKVDQSMLNHTRNLVFFLHRLATQAEAAGLPPISPNELRDLIALAVIHDYHKLREEDENRAKRFDITLAELEPFIDEIRLQEFSKDPSVENSELTIRDFRSCAVDHHATDNAKSTNVTLKWKDYRSLIRLADGMASSTTPEMAANSRAQEQFSKCFPGTDVELSYHHLDHVSGVFTNLLNAAISESLEETFEYTLLTIYQDGCVYLSPTESSPEPTDKFVDNVYEKLSQNISDSHPIYSDTDLLAEDIGTVNLGHYSLNASEFFYAGSERVTRAIVTKGVTDGSADEEPTDSALESMELLEEDLGRELYKTSQLYGMARFVSTLRRGILPDFLNNTGMTSDEGIRTTGRVLGLSDRTANELISLPMESKERLVSGNKWEFSYGFAQALLEKYGEGPKIREAKSEIIQDIESGLDSLTDNGDWRELLRESYSGGYRTEVVLFIKKHLRIGSNSQQETGALTDTYHQYAKTSRRGRICSLCSGGLSESHNLGDMQPSSDVTIVRGGFTNRDPIGSGKRDNRVICIPCQIELSLRGAASSNRYNGRLFIHLAPDYFYTPFAWRLFSRVTNRFTGESRVRIGRLAEEVFDIDELDAFNEVMTELTQSDGGRPMLDSLSGGFDQEAQYGAQVVGYFKDLYSDGGNDTEFQFFGAFLALTISAYTGMRVHLSSSPIPEMRSRDFQEFVNIGGGFTQVSNFYGESVPLSTLQNRLQAASSLIKLGYALQGDSRKDSLFAKYLRVTRNELLPGSHLLKRAAQSSSEGPYIPALMRYAVTLDEQASIKQFEPNMSDTPHSRITKLADLAYDAIRPASGHGRKPHRVERVFRESVKAVSKTGDQLSRDDYVMLVSGRLQKMLDRQAGDSVYPVSAEDSNAGTPLQDRIEEYAGFFIDEILYGIANGRPSQLKRLENNLSDGFFGATLRAESEYYDARDEESQDDDADNNRSNQ; encoded by the coding sequence ATGAATAATCAAGACAACAATCAACAATATAGCCTATATGATTTCGGTGGAGGACCAGCGGAGACAGAGACAGACGAGAACAATGGTGAGTCGACATCAGGCGTTGAATCGTTCTCACCAGAGCTCTTTGAAGACCCAGACGGAGCATTTGCTCCAGATGAAACAGAGACAGATGACCAAGCTGGTCTCAATGAGGTGTTTAAAGAATATCTATCGGAAATAGATGGCAAACTCGTTGAGGCGGGCTGGCTGTTCCTTCCGAACAAGAGTATTGAATACGGGAAGGTCGACCAATCGATGCTCAACCACACGCGGAATCTCGTTTTCTTCCTTCATCGTTTGGCAACGCAGGCCGAAGCAGCAGGATTGCCACCAATTTCACCAAACGAACTCCGTGATTTAATTGCGCTCGCAGTTATCCATGATTATCACAAACTTCGAGAGGAAGACGAAAACCGAGCAAAGAGGTTTGATATAACTCTCGCAGAATTAGAGCCCTTCATTGATGAAATCCGCCTTCAGGAATTCAGTAAAGATCCGTCTGTTGAAAACTCGGAGCTAACAATACGTGATTTTCGGTCGTGTGCTGTTGATCACCATGCAACCGACAATGCGAAGTCGACAAACGTCACCCTCAAATGGAAAGACTACCGCTCACTCATCCGTCTCGCGGACGGCATGGCGTCGTCGACAACGCCCGAAATGGCGGCTAATTCACGGGCACAAGAACAGTTTAGTAAGTGCTTCCCAGGAACGGATGTTGAATTGTCATATCACCATCTTGATCACGTTAGTGGGGTTTTTACTAATTTGCTCAATGCAGCAATAAGTGAATCTCTTGAGGAGACATTTGAGTACACACTACTCACAATCTATCAAGATGGGTGTGTCTATCTTTCACCAACAGAGTCATCCCCAGAGCCTACTGATAAGTTCGTAGATAATGTATATGAGAAATTAAGTCAGAACATAAGCGATTCGCATCCGATATATAGTGATACCGACTTGCTTGCGGAAGATATCGGAACAGTAAATCTCGGACATTACAGCCTTAATGCGTCCGAGTTCTTTTATGCAGGTTCTGAGAGAGTAACGCGGGCAATTGTGACAAAAGGAGTGACAGATGGTTCTGCTGATGAGGAACCGACCGATTCGGCTTTGGAATCAATGGAACTTCTAGAAGAGGATCTGGGACGTGAATTGTATAAAACAAGTCAATTATATGGAATGGCTCGCTTTGTGAGTACACTTCGTCGAGGAATCTTACCTGATTTCCTGAACAATACAGGGATGACATCTGACGAAGGTATACGTACTACTGGACGTGTGTTAGGTCTATCAGATCGTACTGCGAACGAGCTTATATCGCTACCTATGGAATCAAAAGAGAGGTTGGTAAGCGGAAATAAATGGGAGTTCTCATATGGCTTTGCTCAAGCGTTGCTTGAAAAGTATGGTGAGGGGCCAAAGATTCGAGAGGCGAAATCTGAGATCATCCAAGATATAGAATCTGGTCTAGACTCACTCACCGATAACGGCGATTGGAGAGAGCTCCTCAGAGAAAGTTACTCTGGTGGCTATCGTACAGAGGTTGTTTTATTTATAAAGAAACATCTTCGAATCGGGTCTAATTCACAACAAGAGACCGGTGCTCTTACCGACACATATCATCAGTACGCAAAAACGTCTCGACGCGGACGGATATGTTCGCTCTGCTCGGGTGGACTGAGTGAATCACATAATCTTGGAGATATGCAGCCATCTAGTGATGTTACGATAGTTCGTGGGGGTTTCACAAACAGAGACCCGATTGGAAGTGGTAAACGGGATAATAGAGTAATATGTATTCCCTGCCAAATTGAACTATCGTTGCGAGGTGCGGCTAGTAGTAATCGATACAATGGCCGACTATTCATCCATCTCGCACCGGATTATTTCTATACTCCATTTGCATGGAGACTCTTCAGTCGAGTTACCAACCGGTTTACTGGGGAAAGTCGTGTTCGGATAGGTAGACTGGCTGAGGAAGTCTTTGATATTGATGAATTAGATGCATTCAATGAGGTGATGACAGAACTCACACAATCCGATGGAGGCCGACCGATGCTTGATTCGCTGTCTGGTGGGTTTGATCAAGAAGCCCAATATGGTGCTCAAGTTGTCGGCTATTTCAAGGACCTCTACTCAGATGGAGGAAATGATACGGAGTTCCAATTCTTTGGAGCATTCCTCGCACTTACTATCAGTGCTTACACTGGTATGAGAGTACATCTCAGTTCGTCTCCAATCCCAGAAATGAGGTCCCGAGATTTCCAAGAGTTCGTTAACATAGGAGGGGGCTTCACGCAGGTGTCGAATTTCTATGGTGAGTCGGTTCCACTCTCAACCTTGCAGAATCGTCTTCAAGCGGCATCATCACTGATCAAATTAGGATATGCCCTACAGGGAGATTCTCGGAAAGATTCATTGTTCGCAAAATATCTTCGTGTAACGCGTAATGAACTGCTCCCTGGGTCGCACCTGCTCAAGCGTGCCGCCCAGTCCTCAAGTGAGGGGCCGTATATTCCTGCCCTGATGAGGTACGCAGTCACGCTTGACGAACAGGCCAGTATCAAACAATTCGAACCAAACATGAGTGACACACCACACAGCCGCATTACGAAGCTCGCGGATCTCGCATACGACGCCATTCGTCCTGCAAGCGGACATGGGCGCAAACCCCACCGCGTCGAACGCGTGTTCCGTGAGAGTGTCAAGGCGGTCTCGAAAACAGGCGACCAGTTGAGCCGAGACGATTACGTGATGCTCGTCTCGGGACGATTGCAAAAAATGCTCGACAGACAAGCTGGAGACTCGGTGTATCCAGTGAGTGCAGAGGACTCAAATGCGGGCACACCACTCCAGGACCGTATCGAGGAGTATGCTGGCTTCTTCATAGATGAAATACTCTACGGGATTGCCAACGGTCGCCCATCACAGCTGAAACGACTCGAAAACAACCTTTCGGACGGCTTTTTCGGTGCGACACTCCGTGCAGAATCGGAGTACTACGATGCACGTGACGAGGAAAGCCAAGACGACGATGCAGACAACAACCGGAGCAATCAATGA
- a CDS encoding 2-oxo acid dehydrogenase subunit E2 → MSDRGDRTEPFPARRRGTVDYMQTAGRRSNVHGLVEVDVTEARRRIEAIEAETGESQSFTAFLVCCLARAIDDHPHVNAYRDWRGRVHVFEDVDVNVLVETTVRGDRMGVPHVVRKANERSVRSIHDEIRSAQQSRDPADLSPLAELAFRLPGFVRRLVWRLPQWFPERWKDMAGTVTVTSVGMFGEGGGWAVSPTNYTLQLTVGGISEKPRVVDGEITTRELLDITVTFDHDVVDGASAARFVQRLRELVEDGHGLET, encoded by the coding sequence ATGAGCGACCGAGGTGACCGGACCGAACCGTTCCCCGCCCGTCGCCGGGGAACGGTCGACTATATGCAAACGGCGGGTCGGCGGAGCAACGTCCACGGGCTCGTCGAAGTCGACGTGACCGAGGCGCGACGACGTATCGAGGCCATCGAAGCGGAGACGGGAGAATCCCAGTCGTTTACAGCGTTTCTCGTGTGCTGTCTCGCACGGGCCATCGACGACCATCCCCACGTCAACGCGTATCGAGATTGGCGTGGTCGCGTACACGTGTTCGAGGACGTCGACGTGAACGTCCTCGTCGAGACGACGGTCCGGGGCGATCGAATGGGCGTTCCACATGTGGTGAGAAAAGCCAACGAGCGGTCTGTCCGCTCGATTCACGACGAGATCCGGTCGGCACAGCAATCCCGTGACCCGGCGGATCTCTCACCGTTGGCCGAGTTGGCATTTCGGCTCCCCGGGTTCGTTCGACGACTCGTCTGGCGGCTCCCGCAGTGGTTTCCCGAGCGCTGGAAGGACATGGCGGGGACTGTCACCGTGACCTCCGTAGGGATGTTTGGTGAAGGGGGTGGATGGGCCGTCAGCCCGACGAACTACACGTTGCAGTTGACCGTGGGTGGCATCAGCGAGAAACCGAGGGTCGTCGACGGGGAGATCACGACTCGTGAGTTGCTCGACATCACGGTGACGTTCGATCACGACGTCGTCGACGGGGCATCCGCTGCGCGGTTCGTCCAGCGACTGCGGGAACTCGTCGAAGACGGCCACGGGCTCGAAACGTAG
- a CDS encoding IS630 family transposase (programmed frameshift) gives MTSLDNVSTEDLRQVLAEVEGKKPSQRLMAAINYLEEDGATLQEVAERYGYTAGWLSRWLDRLERLADEPFEEVVYDEHRSGRPSKLSDKEHEQFVEALHKSPEEVGLDAPAWSVPLARHYLAEEFDVEYSERHVRRLMTEAGLSWKTARPEFHKSDERAQEAWQDGFKKKRDNLDDEYTILAIDQTRQVLSTLIHAWFPKGERPSLPVTGAWDSIKLLGAVSDTDETFFLPCEENFNSDTTIRFLDALQTEFGEKICVVLDNASYFTANRVQEFVEGTPIELCYLPRGSPELNPAEECWRQLDQSLGNRLFETLDELRDAALCALDEINVPDVFTYLCP, from the exons ATGACCTCTCTCGACAACGTCTCTACCGAAGACCTCCGCCAGGTCTTGGCGGAGGTCGAGGGAAAAAAGCCATCACAACGGCTCATGGCGGCGATCAATTACCTTGAAGAAGACGGTGCAACGCTACAAGAGGTCGCTGAACGCTATGGATACACTGCTGGCTGGCTCTCGCGGTGGCTTGATCGACTCGAACGGCTCGCCGACGAGCCGTTCGAGGAGGTCGTCTACGACGAGCACCGTTCAGGAAGGCCCTCAAAACTCTCCGACAAAGAACATGAACAGTTCGTTGAAGCGCTTCACAAGTCTCCAGAGGAAGTTGGACTTGACGCGCCTGCGTGGTCCGTTCCACTAGCTCGTCACTATCTCGCCGAGGAATTCGACGTTGAGTACAGTGAGCGTCACGTTCGACGATTGATGACCGAGGCCGGGCTGTCCTGGAAGACAGCCCGGCCGGAGTTTCACAAATCCGATGAGAGAGCACAGGAAGCATGGCAAGACGGGTTCA AAAAAAAGCGCGACAACCTGGACGACGAATACACGATCTTAGCCATTGATCAGACGCGACAGGTTCTCTCGACACTGATTCACGCATGGTTTCCCAAGGGTGAGCGCCCGTCACTCCCGGTGACGGGCGCGTGGGACAGCATCAAACTTCTCGGTGCAGTCAGCGATACTGATGAGACGTTCTTTCTCCCCTGCGAAGAGAACTTCAACAGCGACACGACGATTCGTTTTCTGGACGCTCTCCAGACCGAGTTCGGCGAGAAAATCTGCGTTGTCCTCGACAACGCCTCGTATTTCACGGCGAACAGAGTCCAAGAGTTCGTTGAAGGTACTCCGATCGAACTGTGTTACCTTCCGCGGGGTTCACCAGAGCTGAACCCCGCGGAAGAGTGCTGGCGACAACTCGATCAATCACTCGGCAACCGCCTATTCGAAACGCTTGACGAACTTCGTGATGCTGCTCTCTGTGCACTGGACGAGATCAACGTGCCAGATGTCTTTACGTACTTATGTCCGTGA